Proteins encoded within one genomic window of Pygocentrus nattereri isolate fPygNat1 chromosome 9, fPygNat1.pri, whole genome shotgun sequence:
- the zgc:174906 gene encoding uncharacterized protein zgc:174906 yields MDGDPAGGTRIIQKFKPQLIDALRGDADFVLQHCHSLGLLSEREYEHVKATAVPSEKVRDILDYMMKKNSECVQIFLDLLKENEMQETFHKLGFLKKLPQGRQETAEKKTTKRQGNLPAEEVPLKQPRKTSSGMVTEKQLMLVARHIGSSWKEVGRAVLESSSTRLEQIMEENPRNLRECVFTMLRDWTMREREKATADRLHSLLTQEENAVVPGSIDFLLEDN; encoded by the exons ATGGATGGAGATCCAGCAGGTGGCACTAGGATCATACAGAAGTTTAAGCCTCAACTCATAGATGCTCTGCGTGGAGATGCAGACTTTGTGCTCCAGCATTGCCATTCACTTGGCTTACTGTCCGAGCGAGAGTATGAGCATGTCAAAGCCACTGCTGTCCCGTCGGAGAAAGTGCGGGACATCCTGGATTACATGATGAAAAAAAATAGCGAATGTGTCCAGATCTTCTTGGATCTCTTAAAGGAGAATGAGATGCAAGAGACGTTTCATAAACTGGGCTTCCTCAAAAAGCTGCCTCAGGGCAGACAAGAGACTGCAG AGAAGAAGACGACAAAAAGACAAGGAAATCTGCCAGCCGAAGAAGTGCCGCTAAAGCAGCCGCGCAAAACCA GCAGTGGAATggtgacggagaagcagctgaTGCTGGTGGCTCGCCACATCGGCAGCAGTTGGAAGGAGGTGGGCAGGGCGGTCCTGGAGAGCTCCTCCACCAGGCTGGAGCAGATTATGGAGGAAAACCCCCGAAACCTCAGAGAATGTGTGTTCACCATGCTGCGAGACTGGACCATGCGTGAGAGGGAGAAAGCCACAGCAGACCgccttcactctctcctcacTCAAGAAGAGAATGCAGTGGTCCCCGGGAGCATAGACTTCCTGTTGGAAGACAACTGA
- the csad gene encoding cysteine sulfinic acid decarboxylase, whose amino-acid sequence MSTIVSKECRMSNGVNGHHNSSEGELFLSEAFKVILEEAVHKATDVKEKVCEWKDPEELRVLMDLELGDHGESHQQLLQRVRDIARYSVKTNHPRFFNQLFAGVDYHSLTGRFLTEALNTSQYTYEVAPVFVLMEDVVLRKLRSLVGWSEGDGIFCPGGSVSNMYAMNVARYWAFPQVKTQGLWTVPRLAVFTSQESHYSMKKSAAFLGIGTENVYHVKVDESGRMIPEDLEAKIVHAKSQGAVPFFVNATAGTTVQGAFDPLDRIADISERNGIWMHVDAAWGGSVVFSKKHKHLIAGMERANSCTWNPHKMLMAGLQCSVFLMRDTTNLLMHCHCANATYLFQQDKFYDMSLDTGDKSIQCGRKVDCLKLWLMWKAIGAQGLANRVDIAFASTRYFVEELKKREGFQVVSEPQFVNVCFWFIPPSLRGKENSPDYQEKLAKVAPVIKERMVKKGSMMVGYQPLDGRVNFFRMVILSPQLNHSDLDFFLDEVERLGNDL is encoded by the exons ATGAGCACAATAGTTTCTAAAG AGTGCAGGATGAGTAATGGGGTGAATGGTCATCACAACAGTTCGGAGGGTGAGCTGTTCCTCTCCGAGGCTTTCAAAGTGATCTTGGAGGAGGCGGTCCACAAGGCCACAGATGTGAAGGAGAAG GTGTGTGAATGGAAGGATCCAGAGGAGCTGAGGGTTCTGATGGACCTGGAGTTGGGAGACCATGGAGAATCTCACCAGCAGCTGCTGCAGAGAGTCCGCGATATCGCCAGATACAGTGTCAAAACAA ATCACCCTCGCTTCTTCAATCAGCTGTTTGCTGGAGTGGATTACCACTCCCTGACCGGGCGTTTCCTTACGGAGGCACTCAACACCAGCCA GTACACCTACGAAGTGGCTCCAGTGTTTGTGCTAATGGAGGATGTGGTTCTACGCAAACTACGCTCTTTGGTGGGCTGGTCAGAGGGGGATGGAATCTTCTGCCCTGGAGGCTCTGTGTCTAACATGTATGCCATGAATGTGGCCCGCTACTGGGCTTTCCCGCAAGTCAAAACACAGGGCCTGTGGACTGTCCCACGCCTGGCTGTGTTTACTTCACAGGag AGTCACTACTCGATGAAAAAGTCTGCTGCGTTCCTTGGCATTGGGACGGAGAACGTTTACCACGTGAAAGTGGATGAAAG TGGCAGAATGATCCCAGAGGACCTTGAAGCTAAAATTGTTCATGCCAAATCACAA GGTGCGGTGCCATTCTTTGTCAATGCCACAGCTGGTACCACTGTGCAGGGTGCCTTTGACCCCCTGGACCGCATAGCTGACATCAGCGAGAGGAATGGCATATGGATGCATGTGGAT GCCGCTTGGGGAGGAAGCGTTGTGTTTTCcaagaaacacaaacatctgATTGCAGGAATGGAAAG GGCAAACTCTTGCACCTGGAATCCACATAAAATGCTGATGGCTGGACTTCAGtgctctgtttttctgatgaGAGACACAACG AACCTGCTGATGCACTGTCACTGTGCCAATGCTACATACTTGTTCCAGCAAGACAAGTTCTATGACATGAGCCTGGACACTGGGGACAAGTCCATCCAGTGTGGGCGCAAAGTGGACTGTCTGAAACTGTGGCTCATGTGGAAGGCAATAGGTGCTCAGGGCCTAGCCAACCGTGTTGACATTGCTTTTGCCAGCACAAG GTATTTTGTTGAGGAGctgaagaaaagagaagggtTTCAGGTTGTCTCTGAG CCTCAGTTCGTGAATGTATGCTTTTGGTTTATACCACCCAGCCTGAGAGGGAAGGAAAACAGTCCTGACTACCAGGAGAAACTGGCAAAG GTGGCACCAGTTATCAAGGAACGCATGGTGAAGAAGGGCTCAATGATGGTGGGTTATCAGCCTCTGGACGGTCGGGTTAACTTTTTCCGCATGGTCATTCTTTCACCCCAGCTGAACCACAGTGACTTGGATTTCTTTCTCGATGAAGTAGAGAGGCTCGGCAATGACCTGTAA